One region of Haladaptatus cibarius D43 genomic DNA includes:
- a CDS encoding A24 family peptidase C-terminal domain-containing protein, translated as MHIPIPDLLRLLVLPVFAWAAWRDVQTRRVSNALWYPLAALAVVLLLVESWVAWSGPPFSREWMGLQVAASEWYFFYVAVSLGFVAPLVLAFWWFRAFGGADAKAFLVVAALLPAYPFYHVGEAVFPVQGTVLGVFSLTILTNTVLVAALYPLALFVRNLVAGRFDSVMFVGRVVPWNEIPIAHGRLLETPEGTSRNGADLDAIRMYLRWRGVSLAALRKRASELRDPATLPAEPNPPTDGAVGAGSGGSKTVTDGGKVVEKSQKSGESGYEDPWGAAQFLEDIDHGAYGTTPTQLREGLEVLVSENDVWVSPGIPFIVPMFVGLVVAFSYGDLLSGLLGALGIAAI; from the coding sequence GTGCATATTCCGATACCTGATCTCCTACGACTGCTCGTACTGCCCGTCTTCGCGTGGGCCGCATGGCGCGACGTACAGACGCGCCGGGTGTCCAACGCGCTGTGGTATCCGCTGGCCGCGCTCGCGGTCGTACTCCTCCTTGTCGAGAGTTGGGTAGCGTGGAGCGGCCCACCCTTCTCTCGTGAGTGGATGGGGCTACAGGTCGCCGCCAGCGAATGGTACTTTTTCTACGTCGCTGTGAGTCTCGGATTTGTCGCACCGCTGGTTCTCGCCTTCTGGTGGTTTCGGGCGTTCGGCGGTGCGGACGCGAAAGCGTTTCTCGTCGTCGCCGCACTGCTTCCGGCGTATCCGTTCTACCACGTTGGAGAGGCAGTATTCCCGGTGCAGGGAACCGTCCTCGGCGTGTTTTCCTTGACGATCCTGACGAACACGGTACTGGTCGCGGCGCTCTATCCGCTCGCACTGTTTGTGCGAAATTTGGTTGCCGGTCGGTTCGATTCGGTGATGTTCGTCGGACGCGTCGTCCCGTGGAACGAGATTCCAATAGCTCACGGGAGACTACTCGAAACACCGGAGGGAACCAGCCGAAACGGTGCGGATTTGGACGCGATTCGGATGTATCTACGCTGGCGAGGGGTTTCGCTGGCAGCCCTCCGCAAACGCGCGAGCGAACTGCGCGACCCGGCAACCCTGCCTGCGGAACCGAATCCACCGACGGATGGCGCAGTCGGTGCCGGAAGCGGTGGCAGCAAAACCGTGACTGATGGCGGCAAGGTCGTGGAGAAGTCACAGAAATCGGGCGAATCGGGCTATGAAGACCCGTGGGGTGCGGCCCAGTTCTTGGAGGACATCGACCACGGTGCGTATGGCACGACGCCGACGCAACTGCGCGAAGGGTTGGAGGTGCTGGTCAGCGAAAACGACGTGTGGGTGTCGCCCGGCATTCCGTTCATCGTCCCGATGTTCGTCGGGTTGGTCGTCGCGTTCAGTTACGGTGATTTACTTTCGGGACTGCTCGGGGCGTTGGGTATCGCCGCGATCTGA
- a CDS encoding DUF3238 domain-containing protein, with translation MRQQEAELVKIRAATFIPSAWIPNTRKTKHTAEFRGDDREFTPHAVNTGRSRVEQEAVVDFERKTLTEYGDTGTSVERRIRGDGTEDIRTEKGSSDGIFCTDPVWHDDHVEFEMHASASNPLVPHPSPVDYVLELTVRRDGVEVRGQHDGFPCFEFYVQTDSGPFETLYRHDFRETGDKSTALAGTMEYEFEARV, from the coding sequence ATGCGTCAGCAGGAAGCCGAACTCGTGAAAATACGCGCCGCCACATTCATTCCATCGGCGTGGATTCCAAACACGCGGAAAACGAAACACACCGCAGAGTTCCGCGGTGACGACCGCGAATTCACGCCACACGCGGTCAACACCGGGCGCTCTCGGGTCGAACAGGAAGCGGTCGTGGATTTCGAACGTAAAACGCTCACCGAGTACGGCGACACCGGAACCTCGGTCGAACGAAGGATTCGAGGAGATGGTACCGAGGATATTCGAACCGAAAAGGGATCGAGTGACGGAATTTTCTGCACTGACCCCGTGTGGCACGACGACCACGTCGAGTTTGAGATGCACGCCAGCGCGAGCAACCCGTTGGTTCCACATCCATCTCCCGTCGATTACGTCCTCGAACTGACGGTACGGCGCGACGGCGTCGAAGTTCGCGGGCAACACGACGGCTTCCCGTGTTTCGAATTTTACGTCCAAACCGATTCCGGGCCGTTCGAGACGCTGTACCGCCACGATTTCCGCGAAACCGGTGACAAATCGACTGCCTTGGCGGGGACGATGGAGTACGAGTTCGAGGCGCGCGTATAA